Proteins encoded together in one Candidatus Zixiibacteriota bacterium window:
- the flgF gene encoding flagellar basal-body rod protein FlgF codes for MIKGIYKAASGMVPRMKKQEITANNIANASTPGYKKDSTFIKELDTATKSILPRKSDWQTPMIDQIYTDYSQGTFNKTGNPLDVAIEGEGFFVLESIDGGDRQYSRNGSFSVDIEGFLISSSGFRVMGEGGPIEAAGGMVEINESGQLMIDGNITDRLQIVNFEDKSILGKVGSSGFMAPEDAGPLPAEGFSVRQGFLENSNINVIKEMVGMIITLRNFETGARMIQSQDESLKTLFTQVGKTRM; via the coding sequence ATGATTAAGGGTATATATAAAGCCGCGTCCGGTATGGTTCCCAGAATGAAGAAGCAGGAAATTACCGCCAACAATATCGCCAATGCTTCAACGCCCGGATATAAAAAAGACTCGACTTTTATAAAGGAACTCGATACCGCAACCAAATCGATATTGCCGAGAAAATCAGACTGGCAAACTCCAATGATTGACCAAATATACACTGATTACTCGCAAGGGACTTTCAATAAAACCGGAAATCCGCTCGATGTCGCTATTGAGGGCGAAGGATTTTTTGTTCTGGAAAGCATCGACGGAGGAGATCGCCAGTATTCCCGTAACGGAAGCTTCTCTGTGGACATCGAGGGTTTTTTAATTAGCAGCAGCGGTTTTCGCGTGATGGGAGAGGGTGGCCCGATTGAGGCTGCTGGCGGCATGGTTGAGATTAATGAATCCGGTCAGTTGATGATAGATGGAAATATCACCGATCGCCTGCAGATAGTGAACTTTGAAGATAAAAGCATTCTGGGAAAAGTCGGTAGTTCCGGATTTATGGCTCCCGAGGATGCCGGACCGTTGCCGGCTGAAGGATTCTCAGTTCGGCAGGGATTTCTGGAAAACTCCAATATTAACGTTATCAAGGAAATGGTGGGGATGATAATTACCCTTCGTAATTTTGAAACCGGGGCGCGGATGATTCAATCCCAGGATGAGAGTCTAAAGACGCTATTTACTCAAGTAGGCAAAACACGAATGTAA
- a CDS encoding T9SS type A sorting domain-containing protein has protein sequence MLKSALFISALLGLLISPAGAINPVSETDTLWIDTISAHSGQKVILGVYFSNAEKITGIDAPLAYFYPDLIVDSVSFAGSRAEGRLTTLGIIDSALAQVHIGALEFTLDDTYIDSGRGLLARLFVTIPDGYPQRMIYFDTTTVNTELTFVLYTNEWFTPNFNRGHINNTFAPALNDSIWFDNVETRAGENFEVTVYGLTEIGLSKIVLPFTYTSDNLFIDSISIADTRSQNAANLSTLIDNNLKQALLSIDFFDTQLLPPGTGPLAKIYFSCVTTGTTPFVVLDTMMASDLEMLVHLGPIYDYVKAYPAFSTGSIIIDMTTDINNESTTALPGTLYLAQNYPNPFNPTTTFRFGLPQQSKVYLEVFNILGQRIRILHSGIMPAGEQEIVFDGKNDQGHAISSGIYFYRLKADDKTLIRKMLLVK, from the coding sequence ATGTTAAAGAGCGCGCTATTCATTTCCGCGCTATTAGGACTCTTGATCTCCCCCGCCGGCGCAATCAATCCGGTCAGTGAGACTGATACGCTTTGGATTGATACTATTTCGGCTCATTCGGGGCAAAAAGTCATTTTGGGCGTTTATTTTTCCAACGCCGAGAAAATAACGGGAATAGACGCACCTCTCGCCTATTTCTACCCCGATCTAATTGTCGATTCGGTGTCATTCGCGGGAAGCAGGGCTGAAGGTAGATTAACGACGCTGGGTATTATTGATTCGGCGCTTGCCCAGGTTCATATCGGAGCTCTTGAATTTACCCTGGATGATACTTACATCGATTCCGGGCGTGGGCTCCTGGCCCGATTATTCGTCACTATTCCAGACGGTTATCCGCAGCGGATGATTTATTTCGACACAACGACCGTAAATACCGAACTGACTTTTGTTCTATACACCAATGAATGGTTCACCCCCAATTTCAACCGGGGCCACATTAACAACACTTTTGCTCCCGCGCTGAATGATTCTATTTGGTTCGACAATGTGGAAACGCGAGCCGGCGAGAATTTTGAGGTTACCGTATATGGGTTAACCGAAATCGGTCTTAGTAAAATAGTTTTGCCATTTACGTACACCTCGGACAATCTCTTTATCGATTCGATTTCAATCGCCGACACGCGGTCACAGAATGCCGCCAACCTGAGTACTCTCATTGATAATAATCTCAAACAGGCATTATTGAGTATAGACTTCTTTGACACTCAGCTTCTTCCCCCGGGTACGGGCCCTCTGGCAAAAATATATTTTTCGTGTGTTACGACCGGGACGACTCCCTTTGTCGTTCTTGACACCATGATGGCATCCGATCTGGAAATGCTGGTTCACCTCGGCCCTATTTATGATTATGTCAAAGCCTATCCGGCTTTCTCGACGGGGTCAATTATTATCGATATGACAACGGATATTAATAATGAATCAACTACCGCCCTTCCCGGCACTTTATACCTGGCCCAAAATTATCCTAATCCATTTAACCCAACCACTACCTTCCGATTTGGATTACCCCAACAATCAAAAGTCTATCTTGAAGTTTTCAATATACTGGGGCAAAGGATTAGAATTTTGCATTCCGGAATTATGCCGGCCGGGGAACAGGAAATCGTCTTTGACGGGAAAAATGACCAGGGTCATGCCATTTCCTCCGGAATTTATTTTTACCGGCTTAAAGCGGATGACAAAACTCTAATTCGAAAAATGCTACTCGTTAAGTAA
- the fliJ gene encoding flagellar export protein FliJ, translating into MKRFKYRFEKVLSFKKHLEKQKQRELAEVVDFEQKQKLKILEVLDDRANYQKREKKLLTGKLDANLLTRYSRYYMKLKQMEIGGRELLANIREELGKRRKVLIEATKQRKIYEKLRERHLDKYTVEMNLLTQKENDDIGQTMFLRNK; encoded by the coding sequence TTGAAAAGGTTTAAGTATAGATTCGAAAAAGTTCTCTCATTTAAAAAACATCTCGAAAAACAAAAGCAACGGGAACTGGCCGAGGTGGTTGATTTTGAGCAAAAACAAAAACTGAAAATACTTGAAGTTCTGGACGATAGAGCCAATTACCAAAAACGGGAGAAGAAATTACTAACCGGGAAATTAGACGCCAATCTACTAACACGATACTCCAGATATTACATGAAATTGAAACAAATGGAAATTGGCGGACGAGAATTATTGGCCAATATAAGAGAAGAATTGGGGAAGAGACGAAAGGTTTTGATTGAGGCGACGAAGCAAAGAAAGATCTATGAAAAGTTGAGAGAGCGTCATCTGGATAAGTACACAGTCGAAATGAATTTATTGACGCAAAAAGAAAATGACGATATCGGTCAGACGATGTTTTTAAGAAATAAATAA
- a CDS encoding FliI/YscN family ATPase, producing the protein MKIEYDYYGSKIDSLRLIKQFGTVSRVAGLVVESKGPAVPVGSLCRIESANSELSVPAEVVGFKEHTIFLMPLGSIQGITPGSIVTSTGEQLGVPVGDQLLGRILDGLGNPIDDKGPIISSYNRLLYSQPPASLKRTRITEPLYTGIRAIDTMVTCGKGQRLGIFSGSGVGKSIMMGMIARGTSADVTVIGLVGERSREVKEFIENDLGPEGLQRAVVVAVTSDEPALIRLKGILTATTIAEYFRDQGKDVMLLVDSLTRVAMAQREVGLSIGEPPATKGYPPSVFAILPKILERSGPGTIGSITGLYTVLVEGDDFNEPISDAVRSVIDGHIVLSRPLASRNHYPAVDVLDSVSRLMPQVANEEHKKSAGRIKELLATYRDAEDLINIGAYVKGSSQKIDDSIYCNDRINDFMKQGIHEQADPGEAIETLPSLIEIPENESEKAVEKV; encoded by the coding sequence GTGAAAATTGAGTACGATTATTACGGTAGTAAGATTGATTCTTTGCGCCTGATAAAGCAATTTGGTACTGTAAGCCGCGTCGCTGGACTGGTAGTTGAATCAAAGGGCCCCGCGGTTCCGGTGGGATCTTTGTGCCGCATTGAATCGGCCAATTCGGAATTGTCGGTTCCGGCCGAAGTTGTCGGATTTAAGGAACATACTATTTTTCTTATGCCGCTGGGAAGTATCCAGGGCATCACTCCCGGTTCCATTGTGACCAGTACCGGCGAACAATTGGGTGTGCCGGTCGGCGATCAGCTTTTGGGGCGCATATTGGATGGTTTAGGAAATCCTATAGATGATAAGGGTCCGATTATAAGTTCGTATAACAGGTTATTATATTCACAGCCTCCGGCAAGTTTGAAAAGAACACGAATCACAGAACCTCTTTATACCGGAATCAGGGCTATCGATACTATGGTCACCTGTGGCAAGGGCCAGAGATTGGGCATATTTTCCGGCTCCGGTGTCGGTAAATCGATCATGATGGGGATGATCGCGCGAGGTACCAGCGCCGATGTAACCGTAATTGGGTTAGTGGGCGAGCGCAGCCGGGAAGTAAAAGAATTTATTGAAAATGATCTGGGACCGGAGGGATTGCAACGAGCGGTAGTCGTCGCGGTTACATCAGATGAACCGGCCTTAATCCGCCTCAAAGGTATATTAACGGCGACTACAATCGCGGAATATTTCAGAGATCAGGGGAAAGATGTTATGCTGTTAGTCGATTCATTGACCCGGGTAGCGATGGCTCAAAGAGAAGTCGGTTTATCAATCGGTGAACCTCCGGCGACCAAAGGTTATCCTCCCTCAGTATTCGCGATACTGCCCAAAATCCTGGAGCGTTCAGGGCCGGGGACTATAGGTTCGATTACCGGTTTATATACTGTACTGGTAGAAGGTGATGATTTTAATGAACCGATTTCAGACGCGGTCAGGTCGGTAATCGACGGTCATATAGTTTTATCTCGGCCACTGGCATCCCGTAATCATTATCCGGCCGTGGATGTTCTTGACTCGGTTAGTCGTTTGATGCCACAGGTCGCGAACGAAGAGCATAAAAAATCGGCGGGACGAATCAAGGAACTCCTGGCGACCTATCGCGATGCCGAGGATTTGATAAATATCGGCGCCTACGTAAAAGGTTCTTCCCAAAAAATCGATGACTCGATTTACTGTAATGACAGAATAAATGACTTCATGAAACAGGGGATACATGAACAGGCTGATCCGGGCGAGGCTATTGAAACCTTGCCGTCATTGATTGAAATACCGGAAAATGAAAGCGAAAAGGCCGTTGAAAAGGTTTAA
- a CDS encoding FliH/SctL family protein, giving the protein MSKVLSIPLTDARVLIGEYSIDREAEEKAEMLLQKKYPGLMVMTSAEGKKQVPLQDIIQLDDKFRQEVKGAYSKGYEEGQKSGHERGQHEGLEEARQIVASLSGVLSDITNQRHQILADAKNKILELILKISQKLTFAAAEFDPQITMSIISGTIEQLLDKRNIKVKVHPGHLAELEQHIDKFMGSNTAIKEFNIEPDPRIRVGGCFIETPSGDIDARLESMYDVIKQALIDGEDSPE; this is encoded by the coding sequence TTGTCTAAGGTTTTATCCATTCCGCTAACCGACGCCAGAGTGCTGATTGGAGAATATTCAATTGACCGTGAGGCCGAAGAAAAGGCCGAAATGTTACTGCAAAAGAAATATCCGGGATTGATGGTCATGACTTCAGCCGAAGGAAAAAAACAGGTTCCTTTGCAGGATATTATTCAACTTGATGATAAATTCCGGCAGGAAGTTAAAGGAGCTTATAGCAAGGGTTATGAAGAAGGACAAAAGTCTGGCCATGAACGAGGTCAACATGAGGGTCTGGAAGAAGCCCGTCAAATTGTCGCGTCGCTGAGCGGTGTTTTATCCGATATCACTAATCAGCGACATCAGATATTGGCCGATGCCAAAAACAAAATCCTTGAATTAATATTGAAAATTTCCCAAAAACTGACTTTTGCTGCGGCAGAATTCGATCCTCAAATCACAATGTCAATTATTTCAGGAACGATTGAGCAATTGCTCGATAAAAGGAATATCAAGGTTAAAGTCCATCCAGGTCACTTGGCCGAACTGGAACAACATATCGATAAATTTATGGGTAGCAATACGGCCATCAAAGAATTTAACATTGAGCCTGATCCGCGTATTAGGGTAGGCGGTTGCTTTATAGAAACTCCATCCGGAGATATCGATGCCCGACTCGAATCGATGTACGATGTGATTAAACAAGCCTTGATCGATGGTGAGGATTCTCCAGAGTGA
- the fliG gene encoding flagellar motor switch protein FliG, which produces MPPTYEDLTASQKAAIALVAFGTEVSSLVLKSLNEQDLERITVEIANLREVPPDVEEQVIKECHDIFMARQYVSQGGIDFAKDILEKAVGGRRALDILNRLESSLRTSGFNLLKNIDPQQLVNFIRNEHPQTISLILTQLVPQQAAGVMSELPPELQAEVALRVANMEKISPGVLKEVEITLQGHFADSAGRDLSVSGGAKTIAEILNLIETASEKNILQAIEAEDADLAAEIKNMMFVFDDLILLDDRGIQRLLKEVETKDLAISLKAASEEVKNKIFANVSERVAVLIKEEMEFMGPMRLTDVETAQQRIVESVRRLEEEGQLVIAGRGGKEDIIV; this is translated from the coding sequence ATGCCTCCAACTTATGAAGATTTAACAGCGAGTCAAAAGGCCGCCATCGCGCTGGTTGCTTTTGGAACGGAAGTATCTTCTTTAGTCCTGAAATCATTAAATGAACAGGACCTGGAAAGAATTACGGTTGAGATAGCCAATCTGCGCGAAGTCCCGCCCGATGTGGAAGAGCAGGTTATAAAAGAATGCCATGATATCTTTATGGCCCGCCAGTATGTATCTCAAGGCGGCATTGATTTTGCCAAAGATATTCTGGAAAAAGCTGTCGGTGGGAGACGGGCCCTTGATATTCTCAATCGTCTGGAATCATCTTTGAGAACCTCAGGTTTTAACCTGCTGAAAAATATTGATCCCCAGCAATTGGTGAACTTTATCCGCAATGAGCATCCCCAGACGATATCATTAATATTAACTCAGCTGGTTCCCCAGCAGGCGGCCGGTGTAATGTCCGAATTGCCTCCCGAATTACAGGCTGAAGTAGCTCTGCGAGTCGCAAATATGGAAAAGATATCTCCCGGTGTTCTTAAGGAGGTGGAGATAACTTTACAGGGGCATTTCGCTGACAGCGCCGGGCGTGATTTGTCGGTATCAGGCGGCGCCAAAACGATTGCCGAGATATTGAACCTGATTGAAACCGCATCGGAAAAAAATATTTTGCAGGCGATTGAAGCCGAGGATGCCGATTTGGCGGCGGAAATTAAAAACATGATGTTCGTCTTTGATGATCTTATTCTGCTTGATGATCGTGGTATCCAAAGACTTCTTAAAGAAGTCGAGACTAAAGACCTGGCGATATCTCTCAAAGCCGCATCCGAAGAAGTGAAGAACAAGATTTTCGCCAATGTATCCGAACGTGTGGCTGTGTTGATCAAGGAAGAAATGGAATTTATGGGTCCGATGCGTTTGACAGACGTTGAAACGGCGCAGCAGAGAATTGTTGAATCGGTACGCCGACTTGAGGAAGAAGGCCAATTGGTTATTGCCGGTCGCGGTGGAAAGGAAGATATCATTGTCTAA
- the fliF gene encoding flagellar basal-body MS-ring/collar protein FliF: MEYLKQVIGHLADIVKQMTLGQVVMLVAVVVGFIFGIVTVAGWVGSVTYQPLYTNLEAAEAAEITRYLADNGVSYKITAGGTAIEVPETDLHEARLSLASQGLPNSGNVGYSIFDETNLGMTEFLQQLNFRRALEGELAKTISSLREVQTARIHIVIPEEKLFSDQQREATASVVLKLRHSGGLSKKQVNGITHLVAASVEGLKANNITIIDYDGNMISSGSGDNEVAAMTSNQLEMTRSVENDLERKAQTMLDGVLGPGKAIVRITAELNFQQYARTSENYDPNMAAVRSEQKTENTGKATQKAAEDAENSEENNSEVTVTNYEVSKTIESVSNAVGNISRLSIAVLLDGSYQMIEDADGVEELVYEPRPQEEIDRLSAIVKNAVGFTSERNDQIEIVNIAFDKTYMTEQQKSLDEQYTREFYYDIGKKVFIVLAALLALLYLRKKIKKLFESIGKIIPSAPVRFGESKSGVVSDSAKTEEELMEIEEIEIKKRQPKLIDRMQKVAKDKPDEIAKVIKTLMVDVD, from the coding sequence ATGGAATATCTTAAACAGGTTATTGGACACCTGGCCGATATCGTTAAACAAATGACATTGGGTCAGGTCGTAATGCTCGTGGCTGTCGTCGTGGGTTTCATCTTTGGTATTGTCACCGTTGCCGGGTGGGTCGGCTCGGTAACATATCAACCGTTATATACTAATCTTGAGGCGGCCGAGGCCGCCGAGATTACTCGGTATTTGGCCGATAACGGTGTTTCGTATAAAATCACCGCCGGAGGAACCGCGATTGAAGTTCCCGAAACGGATTTGCATGAAGCCCGATTATCCCTGGCCTCGCAAGGGTTGCCCAATTCCGGAAATGTCGGATACTCGATTTTTGACGAAACCAATCTGGGAATGACCGAATTTTTGCAGCAATTGAATTTTCGGCGGGCTCTTGAGGGTGAATTGGCAAAAACCATATCATCATTGCGCGAGGTCCAGACGGCGCGAATACATATTGTTATCCCGGAGGAAAAATTATTTTCCGATCAGCAGCGGGAGGCGACCGCATCGGTCGTTTTGAAACTGAGACATTCGGGTGGGCTTAGCAAAAAGCAGGTCAACGGGATTACTCATCTGGTGGCAGCGTCAGTTGAAGGTCTGAAGGCCAATAACATTACGATTATTGACTATGACGGCAATATGATCTCATCCGGTAGCGGTGATAATGAAGTGGCGGCAATGACTTCCAATCAATTGGAAATGACCCGGTCGGTTGAAAACGATTTGGAGCGAAAAGCGCAGACAATGCTTGACGGTGTCCTCGGTCCCGGAAAAGCGATCGTTCGCATAACGGCCGAATTGAATTTCCAGCAATATGCGCGGACCTCAGAAAATTATGACCCCAATATGGCGGCAGTCAGGTCGGAACAAAAAACGGAAAATACAGGTAAGGCAACCCAGAAGGCGGCTGAGGACGCTGAAAACAGCGAAGAAAATAATTCCGAAGTTACGGTTACTAATTACGAAGTTTCCAAGACGATTGAATCAGTTAGTAACGCCGTGGGCAATATTAGCCGCCTATCAATTGCCGTTTTACTTGATGGCTCATATCAGATGATTGAAGATGCTGACGGCGTTGAGGAATTGGTCTATGAACCTCGTCCTCAGGAAGAGATTGACCGTTTGTCGGCAATTGTCAAAAATGCTGTCGGTTTCACATCGGAAAGAAATGACCAGATTGAAATTGTCAATATCGCTTTTGATAAGACGTACATGACTGAGCAGCAAAAATCTCTCGACGAACAATACACGCGGGAGTTTTATTATGATATAGGCAAGAAAGTATTTATAGTTCTGGCCGCTTTGTTAGCTCTCCTTTATCTTCGCAAGAAAATTAAAAAGCTCTTTGAAAGCATTGGAAAGATTATACCCTCCGCTCCGGTCCGTTTTGGAGAATCAAAATCCGGAGTTGTTTCAGACAGCGCAAAAACGGAAGAAGAGCTTATGGAAATTGAAGAAATAGAAATTAAGAAACGGCAACCCAAACTCATCGACAGGATGCAAAAAGTGGCTAAAGATAAGCCTGATGAGATTGCCAAAGTCATAAAAACTCTAATGGTTGATGTTGATTAG
- the fliE gene encoding flagellar hook-basal body complex protein FliE has product MSKIGLITRPILPEFPGKDQIKVNKPDGEGFGDFLSKAIQSVNDMQLEAGEAQDKLIRGEAAELHQVMIAAEKAGISFDLLLEIRKKLLEAYQEIVRMPM; this is encoded by the coding sequence ATGAGCAAGATAGGTTTAATTACACGGCCGATTCTTCCGGAATTTCCCGGTAAAGATCAAATTAAGGTTAATAAGCCTGATGGAGAAGGTTTTGGCGATTTTTTATCCAAAGCCATTCAAAGTGTCAATGACATGCAATTGGAAGCCGGAGAGGCCCAGGACAAATTGATCCGGGGAGAGGCGGCTGAGTTGCATCAGGTGATGATTGCCGCGGAGAAGGCGGGAATATCTTTTGATCTTTTATTGGAAATCAGGAAGAAACTGTTGGAAGCTTATCAGGAAATTGTGCGGATGCCGATGTAA
- the flgC gene encoding flagellar basal body rod protein FlgC, translating into MDGIFSAIEISGKGMSVQRRKMNVVSENIANAETTQTESGGPYRRKRLEISAESEKIPFKTILQKSQNSLIRTHNSHLEAAPITSKFYGSVDMASAREVSEGQDSYKLVYDPGHPDSDEEGYVKMPDIEIINEMVDMIAANRSYEANAMAVSASKEMAKDALDI; encoded by the coding sequence ATGGATGGTATATTTTCTGCAATAGAGATTTCGGGAAAAGGCATGTCGGTACAGCGGCGCAAGATGAATGTCGTTTCCGAAAATATCGCCAACGCCGAAACGACTCAGACTGAAAGCGGCGGGCCCTACCGGCGCAAAAGATTGGAAATTAGCGCCGAATCTGAAAAGATACCGTTCAAAACAATCTTACAGAAAAGCCAGAATAGCCTGATTCGAACTCACAATTCTCATCTTGAGGCGGCTCCGATAACGAGTAAATTTTATGGCAGTGTTGACATGGCCAGCGCCAGGGAAGTGAGCGAGGGACAGGATTCATATAAACTGGTTTATGATCCCGGACATCCCGATTCGGATGAGGAAGGTTATGTCAAGATGCCCGATATTGAAATCATAAACGAGATGGTCGATATGATCGCTGCGAATCGTTCTTATGAAGCCAATGCCATGGCCGTATCGGCGTCAAAGGAGATGGCCAAAGACGCATTGGATATCTAA
- the flgB gene encoding flagellar basal body rod protein FlgB, translating into MADFIKATIWQKTGVDKLSKFLDLASQRHKLITANLANTTTPGYAAKDIDFKAEMKKALGSGPVLAMKATNPGHIPNSGPNNKVKILKHGPESDDDLNGVDIDREVTNLAVNQMRYSIGSRILQRKVQFLKKAIRGS; encoded by the coding sequence ATGGCTGATTTTATAAAAGCGACAATTTGGCAGAAAACCGGAGTCGATAAACTTTCCAAGTTTCTCGATTTGGCGTCTCAGCGGCATAAGTTGATAACCGCTAATCTCGCCAACACGACTACACCCGGGTACGCTGCCAAAGATATCGATTTTAAGGCGGAGATGAAAAAAGCCCTCGGTAGCGGTCCCGTATTAGCGATGAAGGCTACCAATCCGGGCCATATACCCAATTCGGGACCAAACAACAAGGTCAAGATTTTGAAGCATGGTCCGGAATCCGATGATGATTTGAACGGCGTCGATATTGATCGCGAAGTCACTAATCTGGCGGTCAATCAGATGCGTTATTCAATCGGCTCCAGGATATTGCAAAGAAAAGTACAGTTTTTGAAGAAAGCCATTAGAGGCAGTTAA
- a CDS encoding flagellar motor protein MotB, giving the protein MFIHRRKSDIPEDNSDRWLLTYADLITLLLAFFIVMYSMSRIDAKKFGKVSQALHGILKGGPSILRSPDVDNSNTGHGLLKVGSLKMLQTKINGELDKIGRRGDIVTEINERGLTIHIMESAMFDEAEAELKPRARELLDLVAADILGMPNHVRVEGHTDSSPIRTSLFPSNWELSATRATQVVRYLIEKHSYPAEKISAAGFASYRPFVPNTTLENKAKNRRVDIVVQTMELSIAEPSSELDQFTKEQLEVMSEISTEIDSSPGWNNFPENQ; this is encoded by the coding sequence ATGTTTATTCATCGCCGCAAATCAGATATTCCAGAGGATAATTCTGATCGCTGGTTACTCACCTATGCCGATCTCATAACTTTGCTCCTGGCATTCTTTATCGTCATGTATTCCATGTCACGTATTGACGCCAAGAAGTTTGGCAAAGTTTCGCAGGCGTTGCATGGCATCCTGAAGGGCGGTCCGTCGATCTTGAGGTCTCCCGATGTTGATAATTCCAATACCGGGCATGGCCTTCTCAAGGTCGGCAGCTTGAAAATGCTGCAGACCAAAATAAATGGCGAACTGGATAAGATTGGCCGCCGGGGAGATATTGTTACTGAAATCAATGAACGGGGTCTGACTATTCACATTATGGAATCGGCCATGTTTGATGAAGCCGAAGCGGAACTCAAACCGCGGGCGCGTGAGCTGTTGGATTTGGTCGCGGCAGATATTCTGGGAATGCCTAATCATGTCAGGGTGGAGGGGCATACCGACAGCAGCCCCATCCGAACTTCATTATTCCCGTCTAACTGGGAACTATCTGCCACCCGTGCTACTCAGGTCGTGAGATATCTGATTGAAAAGCATAGTTACCCGGCCGAGAAAATTTCGGCTGCCGGTTTTGCCTCATATCGTCCTTTCGTGCCAAATACTACTCTTGAGAATAAAGCCAAAAATCGCCGGGTTGACATCGTGGTGCAGACAATGGAGCTGTCTATCGCTGAGCCTTCATCGGAGCTTGATCAGTTTACCAAAGAACAATTGGAGGTCATGAGCGAAATCTCAACGGAAATAGATTCCTCTCCGGGCTGGAATAATTTTCCCGAAAATCAATAA
- a CDS encoding motility protein A, whose translation MARKKFYIDLATFGGLAIGIGAILMAFFMEGGRLQAITRTAPMLLVIGGTFGAAMITTSFSTVNKLPTLLKIVFFRKNPDSRKTIDMITRMAERARREGVLGLERDLPDIEDGFFKKAIQLVIDGTEATTLRQILQTEVSYMFERHRVGIGLFKALGGFSPTMGIIGTVLGLIHTLSNTSDAGKMAVAIAGAFIATLWGIAMANIIYLPIGDKLRFRHDEESANMELIIEGVIAIQSGDNPRIIRTRLMSFIKPELRTEQSFEETRKAVQQRAKTDDELVQMRLRRKKFESLLRVDE comes from the coding sequence ATGGCAAGAAAAAAATTCTACATCGACTTAGCTACATTCGGCGGGCTGGCGATTGGCATTGGCGCTATTCTTATGGCGTTTTTTATGGAGGGCGGCCGGCTTCAGGCCATAACCCGGACTGCCCCGATGTTATTAGTCATCGGCGGGACTTTCGGCGCGGCGATGATTACCACATCGTTTAGCACTGTTAATAAATTGCCAACTCTTTTGAAAATAGTGTTTTTTCGAAAAAACCCCGATTCCCGGAAAACCATAGATATGATAACAAGGATGGCCGAAAGGGCTCGACGGGAAGGCGTCCTGGGACTTGAACGGGATTTGCCTGATATTGAGGACGGATTTTTCAAAAAGGCCATTCAGTTAGTTATCGACGGGACTGAGGCGACAACTCTGCGCCAGATTTTACAGACCGAAGTTAGTTACATGTTCGAGCGCCATCGTGTCGGAATTGGTCTTTTTAAGGCTTTAGGCGGATTTTCGCCGACGATGGGCATTATCGGGACCGTCCTGGGATTGATTCATACTTTATCTAATACTTCCGACGCAGGTAAGATGGCCGTCGCAATAGCGGGAGCGTTTATCGCGACACTGTGGGGTATTGCCATGGCTAATATCATTTATCTCCCGATTGGTGATAAACTGCGATTTCGGCATGATGAAGAATCGGCCAATATGGAGCTTATCATCGAAGGGGTCATAGCGATTCAATCGGGCGATAATCCTCGAATTATTCGGACTCGGTTAATGTCGTTTATCAAACCTGAATTGCGCACCGAACAATCGTTTGAAGAAACTCGCAAGGCGGTGCAGCAACGTGCCAAAACGGATGATGAACTGGTACAGATGCGTCTCCGACGTAAAAAATTCGAATCCTTACTGCGAGTTGATGAGTAA